In one Sphingobium indicum B90A genomic region, the following are encoded:
- a CDS encoding LON peptidase substrate-binding domain-containing protein, with translation MARVSIFPLPGALLLPGMELPLHIFEPRYQAMIHDAMARDRRIGMIQPREEGVKPALFDMGCLGHITHIEALDGGRYNILLKGIARFRVVRELAVPTAFRQIEADVEPVAQEDEILSAVERAALEQESRRFADALGYVVDWTAVSRLDDMALVNGIAQIVPFDPAAKQTLLEADTLGERADRIIQLMQIVGRIERDGGATMQ, from the coding sequence ATGGCGCGCGTCTCGATCTTTCCCCTGCCGGGCGCGCTGCTGCTGCCGGGCATGGAATTGCCGCTCCATATCTTCGAGCCGCGCTATCAGGCGATGATCCATGACGCCATGGCGCGGGACAGGCGCATCGGCATGATCCAGCCGAGGGAAGAAGGGGTGAAGCCCGCGCTGTTCGACATGGGATGCCTGGGCCACATCACCCATATCGAGGCGCTGGACGGCGGCCGCTACAATATCCTGCTGAAGGGGATTGCGCGCTTTCGGGTGGTGCGGGAACTGGCGGTGCCGACCGCCTTCCGCCAGATCGAGGCGGATGTGGAGCCGGTTGCGCAGGAGGATGAAATCCTCTCCGCCGTGGAACGGGCGGCGCTGGAGCAGGAATCGCGGCGCTTTGCCGATGCGCTGGGCTATGTGGTCGACTGGACGGCGGTGTCGCGGCTGGACGACATGGCGCTGGTGAACGGGATCGCCCAGATCGTGCCCTTCGATCCGGCGGCCAAGCAGACCCTGCTGGAGGCGGATACGCTGGGCGAAAGGGCCGACCGGATCATCCAGTTGATGCAGATCGTCGGGCGGATCGAACGCGACGGCGGCGCGACCATGCAATGA